In Thermus antranikianii DSM 12462, one DNA window encodes the following:
- a CDS encoding phospho-N-acetylmuramoyl-pentapeptide-transferase produces the protein MALALLLSWFLTAVWIVFMRSLGLGKKVRTDGPQSHLAKQGTPSMGGVAFLLAGFLAYSLIGRDGFAGLWLLGLGFALLGLLDDLAGSLARPLRAREKLALQTLMALIFALWAVRQVAYTPWPLADVLLILLAVVGAANAFNFTDGLDGLLASIAAVLLLPFYPYPFAQTLLGALLGFLWHNAPRAKVFMGDTGSQALGAILAGLFTLTGKLWLLPLAGIIPVLEVLSVVVQVLYFRRTGKRLLRMSPLHHHLELSGWEESKIVFRFTVLTALATALAFSLGGGA, from the coding sequence ATGGCCCTAGCCCTTCTCCTCTCCTGGTTCCTCACCGCAGTCTGGATCGTGTTCATGAGAAGCCTGGGCCTGGGCAAGAAGGTGCGTACCGACGGGCCTCAAAGCCACCTGGCCAAGCAGGGTACCCCCAGCATGGGGGGTGTGGCCTTCCTCCTGGCGGGCTTTCTGGCCTACAGCCTGATAGGGCGGGACGGGTTCGCCGGCCTTTGGCTGCTGGGCCTGGGCTTCGCCCTCCTGGGGCTTTTGGACGACCTAGCGGGAAGCCTCGCCCGGCCCCTAAGGGCCCGCGAGAAACTCGCCCTGCAAACCCTCATGGCCCTGATCTTTGCCCTTTGGGCAGTGCGGCAGGTGGCCTACACTCCCTGGCCCCTTGCGGATGTGCTCCTTATCCTCCTGGCGGTGGTGGGCGCGGCCAATGCCTTCAACTTCACGGATGGCCTGGATGGGCTTTTAGCCAGCATCGCCGCCGTGCTCCTTCTTCCCTTTTACCCTTACCCCTTTGCCCAAACCCTCCTGGGCGCCCTCCTGGGATTCCTCTGGCACAACGCCCCCCGGGCCAAGGTCTTCATGGGGGACACGGGAAGCCAAGCCCTGGGGGCCATACTGGCCGGGCTTTTCACCCTTACGGGAAAGCTTTGGCTTCTACCCTTGGCAGGCATCATCCCCGTACTGGAGGTGCTCTCCGTGGTGGTTCAGGTCCTCTACTTCCGGAGGACGGGGAAGCGCCTTCTGCGCATGAGCCCCCTGCACCACCACCTGGAGCTTTCCGGATGGGAGGAAAGCAAGATCGTCTTCCGCTTCACCGTCCTCACCGCCTTGGCCACGGCCTTGGCCTTCAGCCTGGGGGGAGGAGCATGA